From Scomber scombrus chromosome 21, fScoSco1.1, whole genome shotgun sequence, one genomic window encodes:
- the rsph1 gene encoding radial spoke head 1 homolog, whose product MSDAGSDEFDDERSKLGEYEGGRNEAGERHGVGKAVLPNGDVYQGKYESGKRHGQGTYRFKNGARYVGDYYQNMKHGQGTFYYPDGSKYEGSWVKDLRQGHGVYTYPNGDMYDGQWLQHMRHGQGIYHYHDTGSKFKGSWVNGKMEAAGEYIHSNHRYKSNFVNNYPFGPGKYVFDIGCEQHGQYDQTEQDRAEGEWGELASTTILKWIPKCITGLTLSTPVKKTPGELYQPKMRWGCSQDFRNPKS is encoded by the exons ATGTCTGACGCAGGGTCTGATGAGTTTGATGATGAACGCAGCAAACTAGGG GAATATGAAGGGGGCAGGAATGAAGCAGGAGAGAGGCATGGAGTCGGCAAAGCTGTTCTGCCCAATGGAGACGTGTATCAGGGAAAGTATGAGAGTGGAAAAAGACATGGACAG GGGACATATCGGTTCAAGAATGGGGCAAGATATGTGGGAGACTATTACCAGAACATGAAACATGGACAAGGCACCTTCTACTATCCAGATGGGTCTAAATATGAAG GGTCATGGGTTAAGGACCTGAGACAGGGTCATGGTGTTTACACTTACCCCAACGGAGACATGTATGATGGGCAATGGCTGCAACACATGAG GCATGGCCAGGGCATTTACCACTACCACGACACTGGCTCTAAGTTCAAGGGCTCATGGGTGAATGGCAAGATGGAGGCAGCTGGAGAGTACATCCACTCTAACCACAGATACAAGAGTAATTTTGTCAACAATTAT CCGTTTGGTCCAGGGAAGTATGTGTTTGACATTGGCTGTGAACAGCATGGTCAATACGACCAAACAGAGCAG GACCGGGCTGAGGGTGAGTGGGGTGAATTGGCCTCTACCACCATCCTCAAATGGATTCCCAAGTGTATCACTGGCCTAACGCTGTCCACTCCAGTTAAAAAAACTCCAGGTGAACTTTATCAACCCAAAATGAGGTGGGGCTGTAGCCAAGATTTTAGAAATCCAAAGTCCTAG
- the adprm gene encoding manganese-dependent ADP-ribose/CDP-alcohol diphosphatase isoform X1: MDDCCQQTPLFTFGVIADIQYADIDDGFNYSKTRKRYYRSSLELLRNARESWSESAVKPQFILQLGDIIDGFNKEHNASQQALDSVLRELSSSPVEVHHVWGNHEFYNFSRSVLLRSKLNSTLHVDRSFTGAQAGGEIYAYHFSPFPGFRFVVLDAYDVSLLGREESSEQYATALKLIKLYNSNEDLNCPPGKAVAEGGLRERIPELGAHGVEGPASQSGQFGVWDGEEVAVGGSERVRSQEFTEVNRSQVMEGFEVRWSLEQRFTKFNGGFSKDQLDWLDSVLSSADEKGEKVTIVSHLPVHPDSTDPICLAWNHDELLDIIRSHFSVVCFMAGHDHDGGYTRDKQTGVHHLTLEGVIETPPCSNAFGTVSVYEDRMVLKGKGRITDRVFLFP, encoded by the exons ATGGACGACTGTTGTCAGCAGACTCCTCTGTTTACATTCGGTGTGATAGCTGACATTCAGTACGCCGATATAGATGACGGCTTTAATTACTCCAAGACGAGGAAGCGTTACTACCGGAGCAGCCTGGAACTGCTGAGAAATGCCCGGGAAAGTTGGTCCGAGTCGGCTGTCAAACCACAGTTCATCCTCCAGCTGGGAGACATTATCGACGGCTTTAATAAGGAGCACAACGCGTCCCAGCAGGCCCTGGACAGCGTGCTGAGAGAGTTAAGCTCCAGCCCAGTGGAGGTCCATCATGTGTGGGGTAACCACGAGTTTTATAACTTCAGTAGGAGCGTGTTGTTGCGTTCAAAGCTTAACAGCACACTCCACGTCGACAGGAGCTTTACTGGAGCCCAGGCCGGGGGGGAAATCTACGCCTACCACTTCAGCCCGTTCCCCGGGTTTAGATTTGTTGTGCTGGATGCCTATGATGTGAGTCTGCTGGGGAGAGAAGAGTCCAGTGAACAGTATGCCACTGCTTTGAAATTGATAAAGCTGTACAACAGCAACGAGGACCTCAACTGTCCCCCAG GAAAGGCAGTCGCAGAGGGAGGATTGAGGGAGAGAATTCCAGAGCTTGGGGCCCATGGCGTTGAAGGACCAGCCTCCCAAAGTGGACAGTTTGGTGTGTGGGACGGTGAGGAGGTTGCAGTCGGAGGATCTGAGAGAGTAAGGAGTCAGGAGTTCACTGAGGTAAACAGGAGCCAGGTTATGGAGGGCTTTGAAG TGCGCTGGAGTCTTGAGCAGAGGTTTACAAAGTTCAATGGAGGCTTCAGTAAGGACCAGCTGGACTGGCTAGACTCTGTTCTGTCCTCGGCTgatgagaaaggagaaaaagtcACTATTGTCA GTCACCTTCCTGTCCACCCCGACTCCACAGACCCAATCTGCCTAGCTTGGAACCACGACGAGCTCCTGGACATCATACGGTCCCACTTCAGCGTGGTGTGTTTCATGGCTGGACACGACCACGACGGTGGATACACCCGGGACAAACAGACAGGAGTGCACCACCTGACGTTAGAGGGGGTGATTGAGACTCCACCGTGCAGCAATGCCTTCGGCACGGTCTCCGTGTACGAGGACAGGATGGTTCTGAAAGGGAAGGGGAGGATCACAGATAGAGTGTTTCTGTTCCCATGA
- the adprm gene encoding manganese-dependent ADP-ribose/CDP-alcohol diphosphatase isoform X2, with protein MDDCCQQTPLFTFGVIADIQYADIDDGFNYSKTRKRYYRSSLELLRNARESWSESAVKPQFILQLGDIIDGFNKEHNASQQALDSVLRELSSSPVEVHHVWGNHEFYNFSRSVLLRSKLNSTLHVDRSFTGAQAGGEIYAYHFSPFPGFRFVVLDAYDVSLLGREESSEQYATALKLIKLYNSNEDLNCPPVRWSLEQRFTKFNGGFSKDQLDWLDSVLSSADEKGEKVTIVSHLPVHPDSTDPICLAWNHDELLDIIRSHFSVVCFMAGHDHDGGYTRDKQTGVHHLTLEGVIETPPCSNAFGTVSVYEDRMVLKGKGRITDRVFLFP; from the exons ATGGACGACTGTTGTCAGCAGACTCCTCTGTTTACATTCGGTGTGATAGCTGACATTCAGTACGCCGATATAGATGACGGCTTTAATTACTCCAAGACGAGGAAGCGTTACTACCGGAGCAGCCTGGAACTGCTGAGAAATGCCCGGGAAAGTTGGTCCGAGTCGGCTGTCAAACCACAGTTCATCCTCCAGCTGGGAGACATTATCGACGGCTTTAATAAGGAGCACAACGCGTCCCAGCAGGCCCTGGACAGCGTGCTGAGAGAGTTAAGCTCCAGCCCAGTGGAGGTCCATCATGTGTGGGGTAACCACGAGTTTTATAACTTCAGTAGGAGCGTGTTGTTGCGTTCAAAGCTTAACAGCACACTCCACGTCGACAGGAGCTTTACTGGAGCCCAGGCCGGGGGGGAAATCTACGCCTACCACTTCAGCCCGTTCCCCGGGTTTAGATTTGTTGTGCTGGATGCCTATGATGTGAGTCTGCTGGGGAGAGAAGAGTCCAGTGAACAGTATGCCACTGCTTTGAAATTGATAAAGCTGTACAACAGCAACGAGGACCTCAACTGTCCCCCAG TGCGCTGGAGTCTTGAGCAGAGGTTTACAAAGTTCAATGGAGGCTTCAGTAAGGACCAGCTGGACTGGCTAGACTCTGTTCTGTCCTCGGCTgatgagaaaggagaaaaagtcACTATTGTCA GTCACCTTCCTGTCCACCCCGACTCCACAGACCCAATCTGCCTAGCTTGGAACCACGACGAGCTCCTGGACATCATACGGTCCCACTTCAGCGTGGTGTGTTTCATGGCTGGACACGACCACGACGGTGGATACACCCGGGACAAACAGACAGGAGTGCACCACCTGACGTTAGAGGGGGTGATTGAGACTCCACCGTGCAGCAATGCCTTCGGCACGGTCTCCGTGTACGAGGACAGGATGGTTCTGAAAGGGAAGGGGAGGATCACAGATAGAGTGTTTCTGTTCCCATGA